One genomic region from Diabrotica undecimpunctata isolate CICGRU chromosome 9, icDiaUnde3, whole genome shotgun sequence encodes:
- the Cds gene encoding phosphatidate cytidylyltransferase, photoreceptor-specific, whose translation MSEELRKRNIGGEDAAESKLVRAESNSSTENLMANLRDSEIDSEDDKNGRKASIDLSGNIPTGTDKAPFLLEMLVQDLPDKWRNWVVRGVFSFLMLSFFFVVIYGGPLALMITTLVVQVKCFQEIINIGYTVYRIHGLPWFRSLSWYFLITSNYFFYGESLVEYFGVVINRTDFLRGIVTYHRFISFCLYCGGFVLFVLSLVKKYYMKQFSLFAWTHVALLIVVTQSYLIIQNIFEGLIWFIVPVSMIICNDIMAYVFGFFFGKTPLIKLSPKKTWEGFIGGGISTVAFGVMISYVMCQYPYFVCPIEYSESLGSMTMECEPSSLFRPTNYKLPDFLTAFGLWDSVSLYPFMLHSLSLSVFSSVIGPFGGFFASGFKRAFKIKDFGDVIPGHGGIMDRFDCQFLMATFVNVYISSFIQRDSPQKLLTQVLYLKPEQQLQLFHMLKESLESRNILVQNL comes from the exons GCTGAATCGAAATTGGTTCGAGCAGAATCGAATAGCAGTACCGAGAATCTTATGGCGAATTTAAGAGACAGTGAA ATTGACAGCGAGGACGACAAAAATGGCCGCAAGGCAAGCATTGACCTATCTGGAAACATACCCACAGGCACTGACAAAGCGCCGTTTCTGTTAGAGATGCTGGTACAAGATTTACCAGATAAATGGCGCAATTGGGTAGTACGAGGTGTTTTTAGTTTCTTGATGCTCTCGTTCTTCTTCGTTGTTATATACGGAGGACCTTTGGCTTTGATGATCACG ACTTTGGTGGTGCAAGTTAAATGCTTTCAAGAAATCATCAATATCGGCTACACTGTGTACCGCATCCACGGTCTTCCATGGTTCAGATCCTTGTCATGGTATTTTCTGATCACTTCCAATTATTTCTTTTATGGAGAAAGCTTGGTAGAGTATTTTGGAGTAGTGATTAACCGAACG GATTTCCTGCGAGGGATAGTGACCTATCACCGTTTCATCTCGTTCTGCCTCTACTGCGGTGGATTCGTACTCTTCGTTCTAAGCCTCGTCAAAAAATACTACATGAAACAATTCTCCCTCTTCGCTTGGACACACGTAGCTCTCTTGATCGTTGTGACGCAGTCGTATTTGATCATTCAGAATATCTTCGAAGGTTTGATATGGTTCATAGTGCCGGTTTCTATGATCATCTGCAACGATATAATGGCTTACGTCTTTGGATTTTTCTTCGGAAAGACGCCGCTGATAAAGTTGTCACCTAAGAAGACTTGGGAAGGGTTCATTGGCGGTGGAATCTCGACGGTTGCTTTTGGCGTAATG ATTTCGTACGTGATGTGTCAGTATCCATATTTTGTTTGTCCGATCGAGTACAGTGAATCATTGGGAAGCATGACCATGGAATGCGAACCTAGCAGTCTGTTTAGACCTACCAACTACAAATTGCCTGACTTCTTGACAGCG TTTGGTTTATGGGATAGCGTATCGTTGTATCCATTTATGCTACATTCCTTGTCGCTATCTGTCTTCAGTAGTGTAATAGGACCGTTTGGAGGATTCTTTGCATCTGGATTTAAAAGGGCTTTTAAGATTAAG GATTTCGGTGATGTCATACCTGGTCACGGCGGTATAATGGACCGATTCGATTGTCAGTTCCTAATGGCTACTTTCGTGAACGTCTACATCAGCAGTTTCATCCAAAGAGACAGTCCACAGAAGTTGCTCACGCAGGTTTTGTATCTGAAGCCGGAACAGCAGCTCCAACTCTTCCACATGCTGAAGGAAAGTCTAGAGTCGCGTAATATTCTGGTACAGAACCTTTGA